The genomic stretch CCACAGGTTCATCACTGAGACGGGTTTTACCGGCCCGGTGCAGAGCACTCTGGTCGAGCTCGCGCCCCAGCATCATTTTCACCAGCTCCAGCTGGGGCAGTTGAGCGGTGTCTCGGGTGCCGACCAGCTGACCGTTACGCAGCACGGTAATGCGGTCGCTGATCTCATACACCTGATCGAGAAAATGGGTAATAAACACCAGGCTGATACCACGTTGTTTCAACTGGCGCATGATGGCAAACAGCATGGCGACTTCGTTGCTGTCCAGACTGGCGGTGGGTTCATCGAGGATGAGTATCTTGGCTGACAGTGAGATGGCGCGTGCGATGGCGATCACCTGCTGGATAGCGACCGAAAAATGATTAAGCGGCTGGCTGACATCGATATCGAGCCCGTAACTGCGAACAATATCGTGCGCTTCTCTGGCCATCGTGCGGCGATCGACCAGGCCCCATTTACGCGGTTCATTGCCGATAAACAGGTTGTCCATCACCGTCATATTGGGCAGCAGGTTGACCTCCTGATACACGGTGCCGATCCCCAGTTGCTGGGCATGGGCTGTGTTGTGCGGTGTGATGGTCTCGCCATCGAGTTCCACTGTGCCGCTGTCGCGTTGATAGACTCCGGTCAGGGTTTTCACCAGGGTCGATTTACCGGCGCCATTTTCGCCCAGTAGAGCCATGATCTCGCCCCGCTGCAGGGTGAAATCCACCTTATCCAGTGCTTTCACTCCGGGAAAATATTTGCATATCCCGCGTGCACTGAGCAGCGTTGGTGATTGGTGTGCTAAAGACATAATCGCTCCCGAAGGTGCCCGTTGGGCCGGGCACCGCTGAATCTGTCACTCACGCTGAGCGTGAGTGACTTGGATAAGCCAGTTATTCAGATCTGTGATGACGACATCCAATCAGTAGCCCAGATCTTGTTTCAGCTCCAGTTGCGACTGGGCGTCATCCGGCAGGTACAGCTTGGACTCGGTAACGATTTTCTTCGGCGGGACAGTGCCTTTGTCTTTCAGGGCGATCAGGGCATCGAAGGCGGGACCGGCCATGTTCGGCGTCAGCTCGACCGTGGCGTTGGCCTCGCCGTTAAGCATGGCCTTGAAGATGTCCGGCACCGCATCAATGGAGACAATGACGATATCGCTGCCCGGTTTGAGGCCGGCTTCTTTAATCGCCTGAATGGCGCCGATCGCCATGTCGTCATTGTGAGCAAACACCGCGCAGATGTTCTTGCCGTTATTTTCCGCTTTGA from Vibrio ostreae encodes the following:
- the ytfR gene encoding galactofuranose ABC transporter, ATP-binding protein YtfR — encoded protein: MSLAHQSPTLLSARGICKYFPGVKALDKVDFTLQRGEIMALLGENGAGKSTLVKTLTGVYQRDSGTVELDGETITPHNTAHAQQLGIGTVYQEVNLLPNMTVMDNLFIGNEPRKWGLVDRRTMAREAHDIVRSYGLDIDVSQPLNHFSVAIQQVIAIARAISLSAKILILDEPTASLDSNEVAMLFAIMRQLKQRGISLVFITHFLDQVYEISDRITVLRNGQLVGTRDTAQLPQLELVKMMLGRELDQSALHRAGKTRLSDEPVVEFHQFGKQGCIAPFDLKVHAGEIVGLAGLLGSGRTETAQVIFGIERSDSGECRLKGQPVAIRSARHAAQLGFGYCPEDRKTDGIIGAASVRENIILALQAQRGWFKPVPRKEQDAIAQRFVRQLEIKTPDIEQPIEFLSGGNQQKVLLARWLLTKPRFLILDEPTRGIDVGAHAEIIRLIESLCANGLALLVISSELEELVGYADRVLVLKDRRQVAEIPTADLSVPAIMQAIAL